A region from the Solibacillus sp. FSL H8-0523 genome encodes:
- a CDS encoding thioredoxin family protein, with amino-acid sequence MQVLQSIEQFNELKNGSAVVFEFTADWCPDCRFIDPFMPEVVEKFADYEFVKVNRDDFIDLCIELNVIGIPSFVAYEQDTELGRFVSKDRKTQEEIENFIAGLK; translated from the coding sequence TTGCAAGTATTACAATCCATTGAGCAATTTAATGAACTTAAAAATGGTTCAGCAGTTGTCTTCGAATTTACGGCAGACTGGTGCCCCGATTGCCGTTTTATCGATCCTTTTATGCCTGAGGTCGTAGAAAAATTTGCTGACTATGAATTTGTTAAAGTAAATCGTGATGACTTCATCGATTTATGTATCGAATTAAATGTCATTGGGATTCCGAGCTTTGTTGCTTACGAGCAAGACACTGAGCTAGGTCGCTTCGTAAGCAAAGACCGTAAGACACAAGAAGAAATTGAAAACTTTATTGCTGGTTTAAAATAA
- the sufB gene encoding Fe-S cluster assembly protein SufB, with amino-acid sequence MAKKMPDIGDYKYGFHDKDVSIFRSERGLTEEIVREISTMKDEPQWMLDYRLKALNKFYEMPMPQWGGDLASLNFDEITYYVKPSEATQKSWDEVPEEIKATFDKLGIPEAEQKYLAGVSAQYESEVVYHNMKQDLTDMGIIFKDTDSALKENEDIFKEHWGTVIPYTDNKFSALNSAVWSGGSFIYMPKGVKLDTPLQAYFRINSENMGQFERTLIIVDEDASVHYVEGCTAPVYTSNSLHSAVVEIIVKKNAYCRYTTIQNWANNVYNLVTKRTVVEENGTMEWIDGNIGSKLTMKYPACILKGEGARGMTLSIAIAGKGQHQHAGAKMIHLAPNTSSTIVSKSIAKQGGKVTYMGQVKFGKNAKGARANIECDTLIMDNESTSDTIPYNEILNDNVSLEHEAKVSKVSEEQLFYLMSRGISEEEATEMIVMGFIEPFTKELPMEYAVEMNRLIKFEMEGSIG; translated from the coding sequence ATGGCTAAAAAAATGCCTGATATCGGCGATTACAAATATGGTTTCCATGATAAGGACGTATCGATTTTCCGTTCTGAGCGTGGATTAACAGAAGAAATCGTTCGTGAAATTTCTACTATGAAAGATGAGCCACAGTGGATGCTTGATTACCGCTTAAAAGCTCTTAATAAATTCTATGAAATGCCAATGCCTCAATGGGGCGGGGACCTTGCATCATTAAACTTCGATGAAATTACGTACTACGTAAAACCATCAGAAGCGACGCAAAAATCTTGGGATGAAGTACCTGAAGAAATCAAGGCAACTTTTGATAAATTAGGTATTCCTGAAGCAGAGCAAAAATACCTTGCAGGTGTATCAGCTCAGTACGAATCTGAAGTAGTTTACCATAACATGAAGCAAGACCTTACAGATATGGGGATTATCTTCAAAGATACAGACTCAGCGTTAAAAGAAAATGAAGATATTTTCAAAGAGCACTGGGGTACTGTAATCCCTTACACAGATAATAAGTTCTCAGCACTTAACTCAGCAGTATGGTCTGGTGGTTCATTCATCTACATGCCAAAAGGTGTTAAACTAGATACGCCTTTACAAGCTTACTTCCGTATTAACTCTGAAAACATGGGTCAATTCGAGCGTACGCTAATCATCGTAGACGAAGATGCATCTGTACACTACGTTGAAGGCTGTACAGCACCAGTTTACACATCTAACTCTCTACACTCAGCTGTAGTAGAAATCATCGTTAAAAAGAACGCTTACTGCCGTTACACAACAATCCAAAACTGGGCAAACAACGTATACAACCTAGTAACGAAACGTACGGTTGTTGAAGAGAACGGTACGATGGAATGGATCGACGGTAACATCGGTTCTAAATTAACAATGAAATACCCAGCATGTATCCTTAAAGGTGAAGGTGCTCGTGGTATGACATTATCTATCGCCATCGCAGGTAAAGGTCAACACCAACACGCAGGCGCGAAAATGATTCACTTAGCACCAAACACGTCTTCAACAATCGTTTCAAAATCGATTGCAAAACAAGGCGGTAAGGTAACATATATGGGTCAAGTAAAATTCGGTAAAAATGCTAAAGGTGCACGTGCAAACATTGAATGTGACACACTAATCATGGATAACGAATCAACATCTGATACAATTCCATACAACGAAATCTTAAACGATAATGTATCTTTAGAGCACGAAGCGAAAGTTTCAAAAGTATCTGAAGAGCAATTATTCTATCTAATGTCTCGTGGTATTTCTGAAGAAGAAGCGACAGAAATGATCGTAATGGGCTTCATTGAGCCATTCACAAAAGAATTACCAATGGAATATGCAGTAGAAATGAACCGTCTTATCAAGTTTGAGATGGAAGGTTCTATCGGATAA
- a CDS encoding sulfate ABC transporter substrate-binding protein: MKKRSIFSRAAIILSTVALLAACGDEAGSGSAKSNDAIEILNVSYDPTRELYKEFNEEFANYWQQEKGQTVTINQSHGGSGSQARSVIDGLDADVVTLALAYDVDAIAERQLLDEDWINRLEDNSAPYTSTIVFLVRKGNPKDIQDWDDLVKDGVSVITPNPKTSGGARWNYLAAWGYALEKYGNDETKAQQFVENIYKRVEVLDSGARGSTTTFVEKQIGDVLIAWENEAFLAINELGEDQFEIVAPSISILAEPSIAVVDRIVDKKGTREVAEAYLNYLYTDIGQEIAAENYYRPRSEEIAAKYKDQFPDIQLFTIDEKFGSWKEAQETHFADDGVFDSIYE; encoded by the coding sequence ATGAAAAAACGTTCAATTTTTAGCAGAGCAGCAATCATTTTAAGCACGGTAGCATTATTAGCAGCTTGTGGAGACGAAGCAGGATCTGGCTCTGCAAAATCAAATGATGCCATTGAAATATTAAATGTTTCGTATGATCCAACACGTGAGTTATACAAAGAATTCAACGAGGAATTTGCGAATTATTGGCAGCAGGAAAAAGGACAAACTGTGACGATTAATCAGTCACATGGTGGCTCTGGTAGTCAGGCCCGTTCTGTAATTGACGGATTAGATGCTGACGTAGTAACGCTTGCATTAGCTTATGATGTGGATGCGATTGCAGAAAGACAGCTGTTAGATGAAGATTGGATTAATCGTTTAGAGGACAATTCAGCACCATATACATCGACAATTGTCTTTTTAGTACGTAAAGGCAATCCAAAGGACATTCAAGACTGGGATGATTTAGTGAAAGACGGTGTATCGGTTATTACACCAAATCCAAAAACATCTGGTGGTGCGCGCTGGAATTACTTAGCAGCGTGGGGCTATGCACTTGAGAAATACGGCAATGACGAAACGAAGGCACAGCAGTTTGTTGAAAATATTTATAAGCGCGTAGAGGTTTTAGATTCAGGTGCACGTGGCTCTACTACGACATTTGTTGAAAAACAAATTGGCGATGTATTAATTGCTTGGGAAAATGAGGCTTTTTTAGCTATTAATGAGTTAGGTGAAGATCAATTCGAAATTGTCGCACCGTCAATTAGTATTCTTGCGGAGCCGTCAATAGCGGTCGTTGATCGTATAGTTGATAAAAAAGGTACGCGTGAGGTTGCAGAAGCTTACTTAAATTACTTATACACGGACATAGGTCAGGAAATTGCGGCTGAAAATTATTATCGTCCGCGCTCAGAGGAAATTGCAGCAAAATACAAAGACCAATTCCCAGATATTCAGTTATTCACGATTGATGAGAAATTCGGAAGCTGGAAAGAGGCACAAGAGACACACTTTGCTGATGACGGTGTGTTTGATTCCATCTATGAATAG
- the cysD gene encoding sulfate adenylyltransferase subunit CysD — MTESLHLRQLEAEAIYIIREVAAECENPVMLYSIGKDSSVMLHLAMKAFYPEKPPFPFMHIDTTWKFKEMIEFRDRRAKELGIEMIVHKNEEGIAQNINPQDHGAAYTDIMKTQSLKQGLDKYGFTAAFGGGRRDEEKSRAKERIFSFRNKNHAWDPKNQRPEMWKLYNTKINKGESIRVFPLSNWTEKDIWQYIRQENIDIVPLYFAKERPVIYRHGNYVMVDDDRLRLELGEKVEMKKVRFRTLGCYPLTGGIESDAVTLDEIIEETLGAVTSERTTRVIDQEAVGSMERRKREGYF; from the coding sequence ATGACAGAAAGCTTACACCTGCGTCAACTAGAGGCGGAGGCCATATACATTATTCGAGAAGTAGCAGCAGAATGTGAAAACCCTGTAATGCTTTATTCAATCGGCAAGGATAGCTCCGTTATGCTGCATTTAGCGATGAAGGCCTTTTATCCAGAAAAGCCGCCGTTCCCATTTATGCATATTGATACGACGTGGAAATTTAAAGAAATGATTGAATTTAGAGATCGTCGAGCAAAGGAATTAGGCATAGAAATGATTGTTCATAAAAACGAAGAAGGAATCGCGCAAAACATTAATCCGCAAGATCACGGCGCGGCGTATACAGACATTATGAAAACGCAAAGCCTCAAGCAGGGACTCGATAAATACGGCTTTACAGCGGCCTTTGGTGGTGGACGCCGAGATGAGGAAAAATCACGAGCTAAAGAGCGCATTTTTTCATTCCGTAATAAAAATCATGCCTGGGACCCAAAAAATCAACGTCCTGAAATGTGGAAGCTCTATAATACAAAAATTAACAAAGGCGAGAGTATTCGCGTGTTCCCGCTTTCGAACTGGACTGAAAAGGATATTTGGCAATACATTCGTCAAGAAAATATCGATATCGTGCCACTATACTTCGCCAAGGAACGCCCTGTTATTTATCGTCATGGCAATTATGTCATGGTCGATGATGACCGCTTGCGTTTAGAGCTAGGTGAAAAAGTTGAAATGAAAAAAGTTCGCTTCCGTACGTTAGGCTGCTATCCGCTGACAGGTGGAATTGAATCTGATGCGGTGACATTGGATGAAATTATTGAAGAAACACTTGGAGCAGTTACATCTGAGCGTACGACACGCGTCATTGACCAGGAGGCAGTCGGCAGTATGGAGCGACGTAAGCGAGAGGGGTATTTCTAA
- a CDS encoding LysR family transcriptional regulator has translation MNLEELQTFIKLCEIKNFTKTAELLTMSQPTVSLHIKNLEQQFQSQLIQRSTKQISITPTGEILLDQAKQIIQLYEQTKQQILEHHHTIQGDLTIGASFTIGEYILPTLLIKLKSQHPNLSLQISIGNTEEIVAAVKKFQVDIGLIEGATNEKSLIIQPFMKDELVVIASKEHPLAKKKQLHVSDLQNEDWVSRELGSGTQANLMHFLHANGLKVNSMLTISSNQGIKQSVINGLGISLLSKHVVERDHANGDIAILQLDTPPLFRTLSYIYSSIMLKKGNVKTFLDILTT, from the coding sequence ATGAACCTGGAAGAACTACAAACTTTTATTAAACTTTGTGAAATAAAAAACTTTACCAAAACAGCAGAACTACTAACTATGTCTCAGCCAACAGTCAGTTTGCATATAAAAAATCTTGAACAACAATTTCAATCACAATTAATCCAACGCTCTACAAAGCAAATTAGCATTACCCCTACTGGAGAAATTCTATTAGATCAAGCAAAGCAGATTATTCAATTATATGAACAAACGAAACAACAAATACTTGAGCATCATCACACAATTCAGGGCGATTTAACGATTGGTGCAAGCTTTACAATTGGGGAATACATTTTGCCTACACTGCTTATTAAATTAAAATCGCAGCACCCAAATTTAAGCCTACAAATTTCGATTGGCAACACCGAGGAAATTGTGGCGGCCGTGAAGAAATTTCAAGTAGATATTGGACTAATTGAAGGTGCAACAAACGAAAAGTCACTTATCATCCAACCATTTATGAAGGATGAATTAGTCGTCATTGCATCAAAAGAGCACCCACTAGCAAAGAAGAAGCAGCTTCATGTGTCAGACCTGCAAAATGAAGACTGGGTTTCAAGAGAATTAGGCTCTGGCACACAAGCGAATTTAATGCATTTCCTACACGCCAATGGGTTAAAAGTAAACTCCATGTTGACGATTAGTAGTAATCAAGGGATTAAACAATCCGTTATAAATGGGCTAGGCATTTCCTTACTTTCTAAGCATGTTGTAGAGAGAGATCATGCCAATGGGGATATCGCCATTCTTCAACTAGATACACCGCCTCTTTTCCGGACATTATCGTATATTTATTCGTCGATTATGCTTAAAAAGGGCAATGTCAAAACCTTTTTGGACATACTGACGACTTAA
- the cysC gene encoding adenylyl-sulfate kinase — MGKSLLKFITCGSVDDGKSTLIGHMLYNAKLLFADQEKALELDSKVGSRNGEIDYSLLLDGLLAEREQGITIDVAYRYFTTSTRSFIVADTPGHEEYTRNMAVGASFADLAILLVDAKKGIITQTKRHARICALMGVKHIVLAINKMDLIDFDETRFAAIKHDFLQFAKEFSFATIQVIPVSATNGDNITASSENTPWYDELALLPYLEQINTGQETAEQAFMMAVQRVSRPNYTFRGFQGQVRGTITIGDEVISLPSNESAKVKSILLTDQEVQTAHDGSPVTIQLDREVDVSRGCVLTTSTDMKIADMLRAQILWMDDTNLVPGQNYLVKIGTKMIPGTVISIQHKVDINTGEEVSTEQIEKNELATCHIALAEKVVFDVFAQNEELGGFILINRVTNMTSACGVIERGISETEHVIYQKTDITREVRAEQKNQKPLTLWFTGLSGSGKSTLANAVEKRLVLLGYHTMLLDGDNVRLGLNKDLNFNEADRVENIRRIAEVAKLMNDAGLITLTSFISPFEQERQKAKQIIGEDFIEIYVSTPLHICEARDVKGLYEKARAEEIRHFTGISSPYEAPVNPTITIDTTNILLEEATDYLVKEIAKRL; from the coding sequence ATGGGCAAAAGTTTATTGAAGTTTATTACATGTGGCAGTGTGGATGATGGGAAATCAACACTAATTGGCCATATGCTTTATAATGCAAAGCTATTATTTGCAGACCAGGAAAAGGCACTAGAGCTTGATAGTAAGGTCGGTAGCCGCAATGGAGAAATTGATTATTCATTACTATTAGATGGTTTACTAGCAGAGCGTGAGCAGGGAATTACGATTGACGTTGCCTACCGTTATTTTACGACAAGTACACGTTCTTTTATCGTAGCGGATACGCCAGGTCATGAGGAATATACGCGTAATATGGCGGTAGGGGCATCCTTTGCCGATTTAGCGATTCTTTTAGTTGACGCAAAAAAAGGGATTATTACACAAACAAAGCGCCATGCACGTATTTGTGCATTAATGGGCGTAAAGCATATTGTGCTAGCCATTAATAAAATGGACTTAATTGATTTTGATGAGACGCGTTTTGCTGCAATTAAGCACGATTTTTTACAATTTGCGAAAGAGTTTTCATTTGCAACGATTCAAGTGATTCCCGTTTCGGCGACGAACGGTGATAATATTACAGCATCATCCGAAAATACGCCGTGGTATGACGAGCTAGCGCTACTTCCTTACCTAGAGCAAATTAATACCGGTCAGGAAACTGCAGAGCAGGCGTTTATGATGGCGGTGCAGCGTGTTAGTCGTCCGAACTATACATTCCGTGGGTTCCAAGGACAGGTGCGCGGCACAATTACGATAGGGGATGAGGTTATTTCCTTACCGAGTAATGAAAGCGCTAAAGTTAAGAGTATTTTATTGACGGATCAAGAAGTTCAAACAGCTCATGATGGTAGCCCCGTGACGATTCAGCTAGATCGCGAGGTAGACGTATCGCGCGGTTGTGTATTAACCACATCAACTGACATGAAAATCGCAGACATGTTACGTGCACAAATTTTATGGATGGATGATACGAATCTTGTGCCGGGACAAAATTACTTAGTAAAAATTGGAACGAAAATGATTCCGGGAACCGTCATTTCAATTCAGCATAAAGTAGACATTAATACAGGCGAAGAAGTTTCGACGGAGCAAATTGAAAAAAATGAACTCGCAACATGTCATATCGCGCTTGCAGAAAAAGTTGTTTTCGATGTATTTGCCCAAAACGAAGAGCTAGGCGGATTTATCCTCATTAATCGTGTAACGAATATGACGTCAGCCTGTGGTGTTATTGAACGCGGCATATCCGAAACGGAGCATGTAATTTATCAAAAAACAGATATTACGCGCGAGGTACGTGCCGAGCAAAAAAATCAAAAGCCACTAACATTATGGTTTACAGGACTTTCAGGCTCAGGCAAATCCACATTAGCAAACGCAGTGGAAAAGCGTCTTGTATTACTTGGTTACCATACGATGTTATTAGATGGAGATAATGTCCGTCTTGGGTTAAATAAAGATTTAAACTTTAATGAGGCAGACCGTGTTGAAAATATTCGCCGCATTGCAGAGGTAGCAAAGCTAATGAATGACGCGGGATTAATTACATTAACATCCTTTATTTCACCATTCGAGCAGGAGCGTCAAAAGGCGAAGCAAATTATTGGTGAAGACTTTATTGAAATTTATGTGAGCACGCCATTACATATATGTGAAGCCCGTGATGTGAAGGGGCTGTATGAAAAGGCAAGAGCTGAGGAAATTCGCCATTTCACAGGGATTTCCAGCCCATATGAAGCACCAGTAAATCCAACGATTACGATTGATACAACAAATATTTTGTTAGAGGAAGCAACGGATTATTTAGTAAAGGAAATTGCAAAACGATTATAG
- a CDS encoding phosphoadenylyl-sulfate reductase: MLTYETWVEESVTFDETDEFKGALQVLEWSYRTYGKDVVYACSFGIEGIVLIDLIAKVQKDAQIVFLDTDVHFKETYETIERVREKYPTLNIVLKKSDVSLQEQAEQFGEKLWETNPNKCCQIRKLDPLNEVLTGAKAWISGLRREQSETRQHVQYINQDHRFQSVKICPLIHWTWKDVWRYVSKHELTYNVLHDQGYPSIGCEHCTKPAFTLEDLRAGRWQGQGKTECGLHG, encoded by the coding sequence TTGTTAACGTATGAAACGTGGGTAGAGGAGTCTGTTACGTTTGATGAAACAGACGAATTTAAAGGGGCCCTTCAAGTATTAGAATGGAGCTATCGCACATATGGCAAGGATGTTGTGTACGCGTGTAGCTTTGGCATAGAAGGCATTGTATTAATTGATTTAATCGCGAAGGTACAAAAAGACGCACAAATTGTCTTTTTAGATACCGATGTCCATTTTAAAGAGACGTATGAAACGATTGAACGTGTACGTGAAAAATATCCCACTTTAAATATTGTATTAAAGAAATCGGATGTATCGTTACAGGAACAAGCTGAGCAGTTCGGTGAGAAATTATGGGAAACGAATCCAAATAAATGCTGTCAAATCCGTAAGCTAGACCCGTTAAATGAAGTATTGACGGGAGCAAAGGCATGGATTTCAGGCTTGCGTCGCGAGCAATCTGAAACACGTCAGCATGTGCAGTACATTAACCAAGATCACCGCTTTCAATCGGTAAAAATATGCCCGCTGATTCATTGGACGTGGAAGGATGTTTGGCGCTACGTATCTAAGCATGAATTGACATATAACGTGCTGCATGATCAAGGTTATCCGAGTATTGGCTGTGAGCATTGTACAAAGCCGGCCTTTACACTCGAGGACTTACGTGCAGGAAGATGGCAAGGGCAAGGAAAAACGGAGTGTGGCTTGCATGGATAA
- the cysT gene encoding sulfate ABC transporter permease subunit CysT, protein MKKRKKKNVLPGFGLSMGITTLYISLLILIPLSMIFIETSKLSWSEFWKVATSTRMMHAYKISFTTAFAAAFFNAIFGFIIAWVLVRYTFPGKRIIDGIIDLPFALPTAVAGIALTTLYAPNGWIGQFFADLGIKISFTPIGITIALMFIGLPFVVRMVQPVLENLEKEVEEAATSLGASKRLTFTKVIFPEVLPALLAGFSLAFARGLGEYGSVVFIAGNMPMKTEIAPLMIMTKLEQFDYAGATAIATVMLVISFICLIIINLLQKWSRRHEFQSE, encoded by the coding sequence ATGAAAAAGCGTAAAAAGAAAAATGTTCTGCCTGGTTTCGGACTGTCGATGGGCATTACGACATTATATATTAGCTTATTAATTTTAATTCCGTTATCGATGATTTTTATTGAGACGTCAAAGCTCAGCTGGAGTGAGTTTTGGAAGGTTGCTACGAGTACGCGAATGATGCATGCCTATAAAATCTCATTCACAACGGCATTTGCCGCAGCATTTTTTAATGCCATCTTTGGCTTTATTATTGCCTGGGTGCTTGTACGCTACACATTCCCAGGAAAGCGAATCATTGATGGCATTATTGATTTGCCATTCGCTTTGCCAACAGCGGTTGCCGGTATTGCGTTAACGACGCTATATGCACCGAATGGCTGGATTGGTCAGTTTTTCGCAGATCTTGGTATTAAAATTTCCTTTACACCAATCGGGATTACGATTGCGCTCATGTTTATCGGATTACCGTTCGTTGTACGCATGGTGCAGCCAGTATTAGAAAATCTGGAAAAAGAGGTGGAGGAGGCAGCAACAAGCTTAGGCGCCTCCAAACGCTTAACCTTTACGAAGGTTATTTTTCCGGAAGTATTGCCAGCGTTATTAGCAGGCTTCTCATTGGCATTTGCACGTGGCTTAGGTGAGTATGGATCGGTTGTATTTATTGCAGGGAATATGCCGATGAAAACCGAAATTGCGCCACTGATGATAATGACAAAGCTCGAACAATTCGATTATGCGGGTGCGACGGCGATTGCGACAGTGATGCTTGTTATTTCGTTTATTTGTTTAATCATTATTAACTTGCTTCAAAAATGGAGCAGACGACATGAATTTCAAAGTGAATAG
- the cysQ gene encoding 3'(2'),5'-bisphosphate nucleotidase CysQ → MIETIKIHDILTIAFEAGQKILDIYHAESFEVDLKSDASPVTIADKTAHQYIYEQLTDKYPDIPIISEEGEILDFKTRQQWPYTWLVDPLDGTKEFIKKNGEFTINIGLIENGSPIAGVIYIPAQETMYFASKATGSYKLSDCTRIIGQSTEQLLASAQKLPLPKQHDAIRVVVSRSHFSPETECYLKQLAQLYPKVETISSGSSIKMCLVAEGAADIYPRLSYSMEWDTAAGEAIVTYSGAHVEVYPSKAPMQYNKQQLKNPFHIVHRA, encoded by the coding sequence ATGATTGAAACTATAAAGATACACGACATTCTAACAATCGCCTTTGAGGCTGGACAGAAAATTTTAGACATCTATCATGCAGAGTCATTCGAGGTGGATTTGAAAAGTGATGCATCGCCTGTAACAATTGCTGATAAAACAGCGCATCAATACATTTATGAACAGCTTACTGATAAGTACCCAGACATTCCTATTATTAGTGAGGAGGGGGAAATTCTTGATTTTAAAACACGCCAACAATGGCCCTATACTTGGCTTGTTGATCCGTTAGATGGCACGAAGGAGTTTATTAAAAAGAACGGTGAGTTTACGATTAATATTGGCTTAATCGAAAACGGCTCACCTATTGCTGGTGTCATTTACATACCCGCACAGGAGACAATGTACTTCGCAAGTAAAGCAACTGGTTCATACAAATTGAGCGATTGTACACGGATCATAGGGCAATCAACAGAACAACTACTAGCTTCAGCACAAAAGCTACCGCTACCAAAACAGCATGACGCCATTCGCGTTGTTGTCAGCCGCTCACACTTTTCACCCGAAACGGAATGCTATCTAAAGCAGTTAGCACAACTCTATCCAAAGGTCGAAACGATTTCCTCTGGTAGCTCAATTAAAATGTGCCTTGTTGCAGAAGGCGCGGCGGATATTTATCCTCGTCTTAGCTATTCAATGGAATGGGATACAGCAGCGGGCGAGGCCATCGTAACATATAGCGGTGCGCATGTTGAAGTGTACCCGTCTAAAGCACCAATGCAGTACAATAAACAGCAGCTGAAAAATCCTTTCCATATCGTTCATCGTGCATAA
- the cysW gene encoding sulfate ABC transporter permease subunit CysW yields MKKKEPVNWTKRVLISTMFLYLILFLLVPLIFIFVKAFEQGAAVYFAAITESDALSAIKLTLLVAVITVPINTIFGIAAAWCITKFQFRGKQILLSIIELPFAVSPVIAGLVFILLFSPSGALGTWLADWGIKMIFSVPGIIIATIFITLPFIARELIPVMQAQGTAEEEAAISLGANGWQMFRQVTLPSIKWGLIYGMILCNARAIGEFGAVSVVSGRIRGMTNTMPLHVEILYNEYQFAAAFAVASLMSLLALVTLLVKTWIEWKSEKEEHQV; encoded by the coding sequence GTGAAAAAGAAGGAGCCGGTGAACTGGACGAAGCGTGTATTAATATCAACTATGTTTTTGTATTTAATTCTGTTTCTTCTCGTGCCACTTATTTTTATTTTTGTAAAAGCATTTGAGCAGGGGGCTGCAGTTTATTTTGCAGCCATTACAGAAAGTGATGCACTGTCCGCGATTAAGCTGACACTACTAGTTGCAGTCATTACGGTGCCAATTAACACGATTTTTGGTATTGCGGCTGCGTGGTGTATTACAAAGTTTCAATTTAGAGGAAAACAAATTTTATTATCGATTATTGAATTGCCATTTGCCGTGTCTCCTGTCATTGCAGGGCTTGTCTTTATTTTACTTTTTAGTCCGAGTGGTGCGTTAGGAACCTGGCTAGCGGACTGGGGGATAAAAATGATTTTCTCTGTACCGGGGATTATTATTGCCACGATTTTTATTACCTTACCATTTATCGCCCGTGAGCTGATTCCCGTTATGCAGGCACAAGGAACGGCTGAAGAGGAAGCGGCGATTTCACTCGGTGCAAATGGTTGGCAAATGTTCCGTCAGGTCACATTACCTTCAATTAAATGGGGACTGATTTATGGCATGATTTTATGTAATGCGCGCGCGATTGGCGAGTTCGGGGCAGTTTCCGTTGTATCTGGAAGAATTCGAGGGATGACCAATACGATGCCACTGCATGTGGAAATCTTGTATAACGAGTATCAGTTTGCCGCAGCCTTTGCTGTAGCCTCACTCATGTCATTACTAGCGCTTGTGACGCTACTTGTGAAAACGTGGATTGAATGGAAATCAGAAAAAGAAGAACATCAAGTATAA
- a CDS encoding sulfate ABC transporter ATP-binding protein, whose translation MSIEIRNVTKHYGSFQALTDINLTIPKGELVALLGPSGSGKTTLLRIIAGLESIDQGEILFDGQDLSDVLVNQRNVGFVFQHYALFKHMTVFDNIAFGLNVRKRSLRPSKQEIANKVNELLDLVKLSGFAKRYPSQLSGGQRQRVALARALAVEPKILLLDEPFGALDAKVRKELRRWLRKLHNEINVTSVFVTHDQEEALDVADRIVIMNKGKIEQLGTPTEVYDQPLTPFVYDFLGNVNLFHGRLHKGKLAFGSTQLDVPDHIEATDVQAVGYVRPHHLKIEREKYNEEAIAATITFMHSIGPTWYIEMKREESDAYVEVELSREDFTQLELQLNECVYVSPKEIKVFIPEDFII comes from the coding sequence ATGTCGATTGAAATACGCAATGTAACAAAGCATTACGGCTCTTTTCAAGCATTAACAGATATTAATTTGACGATTCCAAAAGGAGAGCTAGTTGCCTTACTTGGACCATCAGGCTCAGGTAAAACGACATTGCTTCGTATTATTGCGGGATTGGAATCAATTGATCAAGGAGAAATTTTATTTGATGGTCAAGATTTAAGTGATGTGCTAGTTAATCAACGCAATGTTGGCTTTGTGTTTCAGCATTACGCGTTGTTTAAGCATATGACGGTATTCGATAATATTGCATTCGGCTTAAATGTACGTAAAAGAAGCTTACGCCCGTCTAAGCAGGAAATCGCAAACAAAGTGAATGAATTACTAGATTTAGTCAAGCTAAGTGGCTTTGCAAAACGTTATCCGTCACAGCTTTCTGGTGGACAGCGCCAACGTGTGGCGTTAGCTCGTGCATTAGCTGTTGAACCGAAAATTTTATTATTAGATGAGCCGTTCGGGGCACTAGATGCGAAAGTGCGAAAAGAGCTACGCCGCTGGTTAAGAAAGCTGCACAATGAAATTAACGTGACAAGTGTCTTTGTAACGCATGACCAAGAAGAGGCACTTGATGTAGCAGACCGCATTGTCATTATGAATAAAGGTAAAATTGAGCAGCTTGGCACACCGACAGAAGTATATGACCAGCCATTGACACCATTTGTTTATGACTTTTTAGGCAATGTCAATTTATTTCACGGACGCCTACATAAAGGGAAATTAGCATTTGGTTCAACGCAGCTTGATGTACCCGATCATATAGAAGCTACTGATGTGCAGGCGGTTGGCTATGTGCGCCCACATCATTTGAAAATCGAACGCGAAAAATATAATGAAGAGGCGATTGCCGCAACGATTACGTTTATGCATTCGATTGGGCCGACATGGTATATCGAAATGAAGCGTGAGGAGAGCGATGCATATGTGGAAGTCGAGCTGAGTCGTGAGGATTTCACACAGCTGGAGCTTCAGTTAAATGAGTGTGTTTATGTAAGCCCGAAGGAAATCAAAGTGTTTATTCCAGAGGATTTTATTATTTAG